A DNA window from Bacillus carboniphilus contains the following coding sequences:
- a CDS encoding ubiquinol-cytochrome c reductase iron-sulfur subunit, whose product MSKQRVSRRQFLNYTLTGVGGFMGAAMIMPMVRFALDPVLQAKGAGDYIATDKKIADITSEPTRVDFSFEQQDAWYTSTVTNTAWVYKNENGEIVALSPVCKHLGCTVDWNTDKSNPNQFFCACHYGRYTKDGKNVPGTPPLGPLDVYEHTEKDGYLYLGATKPNPVGKGA is encoded by the coding sequence ATGAGCAAGCAACGTGTTTCAAGACGTCAGTTCCTCAATTATACACTCACAGGTGTAGGCGGTTTCATGGGTGCTGCCATGATTATGCCAATGGTTCGCTTTGCTTTAGATCCAGTATTGCAAGCAAAAGGTGCCGGTGATTATATCGCTACAGATAAGAAAATCGCTGACATTACTTCAGAACCAACACGTGTAGACTTTTCATTTGAGCAACAAGACGCATGGTATACATCAACTGTTACCAATACAGCATGGGTGTATAAAAATGAAAACGGAGAGATTGTAGCCCTTTCACCAGTATGTAAACATCTTGGATGTACGGTTGACTGGAACACAGATAAATCGAATCCAAACCAATTCTTCTGTGCCTGCCACTACGGTCGTTACACGAAGGATGGAAAAAACGTTCCAGGTACACCACCACTTGGTCCATTAGATGTATACGAACATACGGAAAAAGACGGCTATCTTTACTTAGGCGCAACAAAGCCTAATCCAGTTGGAAAGGGGGCGTAA
- the qcrB gene encoding menaquinol-cytochrome c reductase cytochrome b subunit: MLNKIYDWVDERLDITPLWRDIADHEVPEHVNPAHHFSAFVYCFGGLTFFIVVIQILSGMFLTMYYVPDVINAWESVYYLQYEVAFGQIVRGMHHWGASLVIVMMFLHTLRVFFQGAYKKPRELNWVVGVLIFFVMLGLGFTGYLLPWDMKALFATKVGLQIAESVPLIGTQVKILLAGDAQILGAQTLTRFFAIHVFFLPAALLGLMGAHFLMIRRQGISGPL; encoded by the coding sequence ATGCTAAATAAGATTTATGATTGGGTTGACGAGCGCTTAGATATTACGCCTCTTTGGCGCGACATTGCAGACCACGAAGTACCAGAGCATGTGAATCCAGCTCACCACTTTTCAGCATTTGTATATTGCTTTGGTGGACTAACATTCTTTATTGTTGTTATTCAAATTCTTTCTGGAATGTTCTTAACCATGTACTACGTTCCAGATGTTATCAATGCTTGGGAATCAGTGTATTATCTGCAATACGAAGTAGCGTTCGGACAAATTGTTCGAGGAATGCATCACTGGGGAGCTAGTTTAGTAATTGTTATGATGTTCTTACATACGTTACGTGTATTCTTCCAAGGTGCTTATAAGAAACCACGTGAGTTAAACTGGGTGGTTGGAGTTTTAATTTTCTTTGTAATGCTTGGACTTGGTTTTACAGGATATTTATTACCGTGGGATATGAAGGCGTTATTCGCAACAAAGGTTGGTCTTCAAATTGCAGAATCCGTACCGCTTATCGGGACGCAAGTTAAGATTCTATTAGCGGGGGATGCTCAAATTCTTGGAGCTCAAACTTTAACGCGTTTCTTTGCGATTCATGTCTTCTTCTTACCAGCAGCGTTGCTCGGTTTAATGGGTGCCCACTTCCTAATGATTAGAAGACAAGGTATTTCAGGTCCACTATAA